A stretch of the Fusarium musae strain F31 chromosome 2, whole genome shotgun sequence genome encodes the following:
- a CDS encoding hypothetical protein (MEROPS:MER0017177) has product MRVIDNPKTAQRTRDGKLFGMAPDKLVPNDSRVKTETAQIRGKNYKYIVGEPEGTPLETIVLIHGFPDLGFGWRYQVPYLMSLGFRVIVPDMVGYGGTDAPESLEEYTYKSLSADINELARKYVGEDGQIILGGHDWGGAIVWKAACWYPQLIKSVFSVCTPYMQPKETFVPLEAIIQSGHLLNFSYQLQFKGPEVQSRLQGEEKIRQFLNALYGGRTPSGDLGFSAKDGIYFDKLPELGPSPLVSKEELDYYAKEYASKEPPELRGPLNYYRMQELNHRDDAEVAKKGGHKFEMPALFITATDDSALPPSMSKGMDSAFANLTREEVKASHWALWQASEAVNQHITKWLDGVLDGALKAKASL; this is encoded by the exons ATGCGAGTCATTGACAACCCGAAA ACCGCACAAAGAACACGGGACGGCAAGTTATTCGGTATGGCTCCTGATAAGCTTGTGCCAAACGACTCTCGGGTCAAGACCGAAACTGCCCAGATTCGGGGTAAAAACTACAAGTACATTGTTGGGGAGCCTGAGGGTACCCCTCTGGAGACAATAGTTCTCATTCATGGCTTTCCGGATCTTGGATTTGGCTGGCGCTATCAGGTTCCCTACCTCATGTCCCTGGGATTTCGGGTCATTGTCCCCGACATGGTGGGATATGGCGGTACTGATGCTCCAGAGTCGCTTGAGGAGTACACATACAAGAGCCTTTCAGCTGACATTAACGAGTTGGCTCGAAAGTACGTCGGAGAGGATGGACAGATCATTCTTGGTGGACACGATTGGGGTGGTGCTATTGTATGGAAGGCCGCCTGCTGGTATCCTCAATTGATTAAGAGTGTCTTCAGTGTCTGCACACCCTACATGCAGCCCAAAGAGACGTTTGTCCCCCTCGAAGCTATCATTCAGAGTGGCCATCTGCTCAATTTTAGCTACCAGCTGCAGTTCAAGGGCCCCGAGGTTCAATCGCGTCTCCAAGGAGAGGAAAAGATCCGGCAGTTCTTGAATGCCCTCTATGGCGGCCGTACACCCAGTGGTGATCTTGGGTTCTCTGCCAAGGACGGTATCTACTTCGATAAGCTACCGGAACTCGGTCCCTCGCCACTTGTCAGTAAGGAAGAGTTGGACTACTACGCCAAAGAGTATGCCTCGAAAGAGCCACCTGAGCTGCGTGGCCCTCTAAACTATTATCGCATGCAGGAGCTCAACCACCGCGACGATGCAGAGGTGGCCAAGAAGGGTGGCCACAAGTTCGAGATGCCAGCTTTGTTTATCACTGCAACTGACGATTCGGCTCTCCCGCCGTCTATGTCCAAGGGAATGGACTCGGCTTTTGCTAACTTAACTCGGGAGGAAGTCAAAGCGTCTCACTGGGCGCTATGGCAGGCTTCTGAGGCCGTGAACCAACATATCACGAAATGGCTCGATGGGGTGTTGGATGGTGCGTTGAAGGCAAAGGCATCTCTATGA
- the DRS2 gene encoding aminophospholipid translocase has protein sequence MAGRPPGGGFDTGQSNNRDDLLLDLDNDQPVYNGGQRSNLNDDDLMRFHEQNQDPPPGRTSVSYDDFVGARDANHASTAQPAGGLGVPPRSGPGSTPYLTRQYSQTSELGNYQRYADDFDDYPVEGDSYYHQDGGARVDETTPGLGRNNARNRNSVLGLGGGFIGKVKNRLGLGQGYSEMDLPLTEPGHERGDSVGGNSHQPTQQAQKGRFDMGNFKFGFGRSKPDPSTLGPRLIYLNNPPANAANKYVDNHISTAKYNVATFLPKFLYEQFSKFANIFFLFTAALQQIPNLSPTNPYTTIAPLIVVLIISAVKELVEDYRRKQADNALNTSKARVLRGSTFQETKWINVAVGDIIRVESEEPFPSDLVLLASSEPEGLCYIETANLDGETNLKIKQGLPETSTMVSPNELSRLGGRIKSEQPNSSLYTYEATLTMQTGGGEKEFALNPEQLLLRGATLRNTPWVHGVVVFTGHETKLMRNATAAPIKRTKVERKLNMLVLLLVGILLVLSIVCTVGDLIQRKVEGDALSYLFLDPTNTAGQITQTFLKDMVTYWVLFSALVPISLFVTVELVKYWHGILINDDLDMYYDKNDTPATCRTSSLVEELGMVEYVFSDKTGTLTCNQMEFKQCSIAGIQYSEDVPEDRRPTMVDGVEVGLFDYKALKSNLANGHETAPAIDHFLSLLATCHTVIPEMDEKGGIKYQAASPDEGALVAGALDLGFKFTARKPKSVIIDANGRELEYELLAVCEFNSTRKRMSTIYRCPDGKIRCYCKGADTVILERLNDQNPHVEVTLRHLEEYASEGLRTLCLAMREIPENEFQEWYKIYDTAQMTVGGNRAEEVDKASEIIEKDFFLLGATAIEDRLQDGVPETIHTLQQANIKVWVLTGDRQETAINIGMSCKLLSEDMMLLIVNEETAAATRDNIQKKMDAIRTQGDGTIETETLALIIDGKSLTFALEKDLEKLFLDLAIMCKAVICCRVSPLQKALVVKLVKKYQKESILLAIGDGANDVSMIQAAHIGIGISGEEGLQAARSADVAIAQFRFLRKLLLVHGAWSYQRVTKTILFSFYKNIALYMTQFWYTFQNVFSGQVIYESWTLSFYNVFYTVLPPLALGILDQFISARLLDRYPQLYMMGQQNYFFRFKVFTQWIGNAIYHSIVLYIWAQLFWYGDLIQGDGKIAGHWVWGTALYGATLLTVLGKAALVTNNWTKYHVLAIPGSMAIWYVLTAVYGIVAPMAGVSMEYFGTIPRIYESPVFWLQTVCLAIMCLLRDFVWKYAKRMYRPQTYHHIQEIQKYNIQDYRPRMEQFQKAIRKVRQVQRMRKQRGYAFSQADESQTRVLQAYDTTKHRGRYGEMASSRPAGR, from the exons ATGGCTGGGCGACCGCCTGGAGGAGGTTTCGATACGGGACAGTCGAATAATCGCGACGATCTGTTACTTGACCTCGACAATGACCAACCTGTTTACAATGGCGGACAGCGCTCCAATCTCAACGATGATGACCTGATGCGCTTTCACGAACAAAACCAAGACCCCCCGCCAGGTCGTACCTCTGTGTCCTATGACGACTTCGTCGGGGCTCGAGACGCGAATCATGCTTCGACCGCACAACCTGCCGGCGGGTTAGGTGTACCGCCCAGATCTGGTCCAGGTTCAACTCCCTACCTTACGAGACAGTATAGCCAAACTTCCGAACTCGGCAATTACCAACGCTACGCTGATGATTTCGATGATTATCCCGTCGAAGGCGACTCGTACTATCATCAAGATGGAGGGGCAAGAGTTGACGAGACTACCCCGGGCCTTGGTAGGAACAACGCGCGGAATCGAAACAGCGTCTTGGGTCTAGGTGGAGGTTTTATTGGTAAAGTCAAGAATAGGTTAGGCCTTGGTCAAGGATATTCAGAGATGGATCTGCCTCTGACAGAACCCGGCCATGAACGAGGCGATTCCGTTGGAGGGAACTCTCATCAGCCAACGCAGCAGGCTCAGAAGGGCAGGTTTGATATGGGCAACTTCAAGTTTGGATTTGGCCGATCGAAGCCGGATCCATCAACCCTTGGTCCTCGACTCATATACCTCAATAATCCGCCAGCCAATGCCGCCAACAAGTATGTCGATAACCATATCTCGACTGCGAAATACAACGTCGCAACCTTTCTCCCGAAATTTCTGTACGAACAATTCTCAAAGTTTGccaacatcttcttcttgtttacTGCCGCGCTTCAGCAGATCCCCAATTTGTCGCCAACGAACCCCTACACAACTATTGCACCTCTCATAGTGGTGCTTATTATATCTGCTGTCAAGGAATTGGTTGAGGACTACCGCAGAAAGCAAGCCGATAATGCTCTTAATACTTCCAAAGCGCGGGTCCTACGAGGCTCAACTTTCCAGGAAACGAAGTGGATCAATGTGGCCGTCGGAGACATAATACGAGTGGAATCGGAAGAGCCTTTCCCTTCGGATCTAGTTCTTTTGGCTAGTTCTGAGCCCGAAGGTCTCTGTTATATCGAAACAGCAAACCTTGATGGCGAAAcaaacctcaagatcaaacaAGGGCTGCCAGAAACTTCCACAATGGTTTCACCCAATGAGCTTAGCAGGCTGGGGGGACGTATCAAGTCGGAACAGCCAAATAGTAGTCTTTACACATATGAGGCAACTTTGACAATGCAGACTGGAGGTGGAGAAAAGGAATTTGCTCTCAATCCAGAGCAACTCCTTCTCAGAGGTGCTACTTTACGAAACACGCCTTGGGTTCACGGTGTTGTAGTGTTTACTGGCCACGAAACGAAACTCATGCGAAATGCTACTGCTGCTCCTATTAAGCGCACCAAGGTTGAGAGGAAACTCAACATGCTTGTCCTCTTACTAGTAGGTATCTTACTGGTTCTGAGTATTGTGTGTACTGTTGGAGATTTGATCCAGCGAAAGGTCGAAGGCGATGCTCTCTCTTATCTCTTCCTGGATCCTACCAACACTGCTGGACAAATCACTCAAACATTTCTCAAGGACATGGTTACATACTGGGTTCTGTTTTCGGCACTGGTTCCCATTTCTCTCTTCGTTACCGTGGAGCTGGTGAAATATTGGCACGGAATCCTAATCAACGATGATCTCGACATGTACTACGATAAAAACGATACACCTGCTACTTGCCGAACGTCAAGCTTGGTCGAGGAACTTGGCATGGTTGAATACGTATTCTCAGACAAGACTGGAACCCTCACCTGTAATCAGATGGAGTTCAAACAATGTTCAATTGCCGGAATTCAATACTCAGAAGATGTACCTGAGGATCGTCGCCCAACTATGGTTGACGGTGTTGAAGTCGGCCTTTTCGATTACAAGGCGCTCAAATCTAATCTCGCCAACGGACACGAGACTGCCCCTGCCATCGATCACTTCTTGTCATTGCTCGCAACTTGCCATACTGTCATCCCggagatggatgagaaagGAGGTATCAAGTACCAAGCTGCTTCTCCTGATGAAGGCGCTTTGGTGGCCGGTGCCCTGGATCTCGGGTTCAAGTTCACTGCCCGAAAGCCAAAGTCGGTCATCATCGATGCCAACGGCCGCGAACTTGAATATGAACTTCTTGCTGTTTGCGAATTTAACTCAACTCGAAAACGAATGTCAACTATTTACCGATGCCCGGATGGGAAGATTAGATGCTATTGTAAGGGGGCCGATACCGTTATTCTCGAACGACTCAATGATCAGAACCCGCATGTGGAGGTTACGCTCCGACATCTTGAGGAGTACGCCTCTGAAGGTTTGCGAACGCTATGTTTGGCTATGCGAGAAATCCCAGAGAATGAGTTCCAGGAATGGTACAAGATTTACGATACGGCCCAGATGACTGTTGGCGGCAACCGTGCTGAAGAGGTGGACAAGGCTTCGGAAATTATCGAGAAAGACTTCTTTTTGCTCGGCGCAACTGCCATCGAGGATCGCCTTCAGGATGGCGTCCCAGAGACAATTCACACCTTACAACAGGCCAATATTAAAGTCTGGGTTTTGACTGGAGATCGCCAAGAAACCGCCATTAACATCGGGATGAGTTGCAAGCTGCTCAGCGAAGATATGATGCTTCTGATCGTCAACGAGGAAACGGCAGCTGCTACACGAGACAACATCcaaaagaagatggatgcCATCAGGACGCAGGGAGATGGCACAATCGAAACAGAAACATTAGCTTTGATCATCGATGGAAAATCTTTGACATTCGCTCTCGAAAAGGATTTGGAAAAACTGTTCCTTGACTTAGCCATTATGTGCAAGGCTGTCATTTGCTGCCGCGTGTCTCCTCTTCAAAAGGCCCTTGTTGTGAAGCTGGTCAAGAAGTATCAAAAGGAGTCCATTCTTCTTGCTATTGGCGACGGAGCAAATGACGTCTCCATGATTCAGGCTGCACATATTGGCATTGGTATCAGTGGTGAGGAAGGTCTTCAGGCCGCACGAAGTGCGGATGTTGCTATCGCTCAATTCCGCTTTCTCCGAAAGTTATTGTTGGTTCATGGTGCATGGAGTTATCAGCGTGTCACGAAGACGATTTTGTTCTCATTCTATAAGAACATCGCGTTATATATGACCCAATTCTGG TACACATTCCAAAACGTATTCTCTGGTCAGGTTATCTATGAGTCATGGACACTATCTTTCTACAACGTTTTTTACACCGTTCTGCCCCCTCTGGCGCTCGGTATTCTGGATCAGTTCATCTCGGCTCGCCTGCTGGATCGATACCCCCAGCTTTACATGATGGGCCAACAGAACTATTTCTTCCGATTTAAAGTTTTTACACAGTGGATAGGCAACGCTATCTACCATTCCATTGTGTTGTACATTTGGGCGCAGCTCTTCTGGTATGGTGACCTTATCCAAGGAGATGGCAAGATTGCTGGTCATTGGGTGTGGGGTACGGCGCTCTACGGTGCCACTCTCCTCACCGTCCTAGGTAAGGCTGCTCTAGTCACCAACAACTGGACTAAGTACCATGTCCTCGCCATACCTGGAAGCATGGCCATTTGGTACGTGCTTACTGCCGTCTATGGTATCGTAGCGCCTATGGCAGGCGTGTCCATGGAGTACTTCGGTACCATACCAAGGATCTACGAAAGCCCTGTGTTTTGGCTTCAAACGGTCTGCCTCGCCATCATGTGCCTCTTGCGTGACTTTGTCTGGAAGTATGCGAAGCGTATGTACCGACCACAAACATACCATCACATCCAGGAAATCCAGAAGTACAATATTCAGGACTATCGGCCCAG AATGGAGCAGTTTCAGAAAGCAATTCGGAAAGTGCGGCAAGTGCAACGCATGCGTAAACAACGCGGATATGCCTTCTCGCAAGCGGATGAGAGTCAAACACGTGTGCTCCAAGCATACGATACCACGAAGCATCGTGGACGATATGGTGAGATGGCCAGCTCAAGGCCAGCGGGCAGGTAA